A single Pedobacter sp. PACM 27299 DNA region contains:
- a CDS encoding YwbE family protein, with translation MDGKNRKDVYPGLEVEIILKKDQRTGKLTRGIVANLLTSSAFHSRGIKVRLEDGQVGRVAEIIED, from the coding sequence ATGGACGGAAAAAATAGAAAAGACGTATATCCAGGATTGGAAGTAGAGATTATCCTTAAAAAGGACCAGAGAACAGGAAAATTAACAAGAGGAATTGTAGCCAACCTGCTCACTTCATCGGCCTTCCATTCCAGAGGAATAAAAGTGCGTTTGGAAGATGGACAAGTAGGTCGTGTCGCGGAAATCATAGAAGATTAG
- a CDS encoding DUF4834 family protein: MAFLKFIVVTFLVLYLLRLILRLVFPMVLKSMFSKVQRQAENQARQAQGQARQQDSKPEGAITIDYMPPQTKGGKTDKLGDFVDYEEVK; this comes from the coding sequence ATGGCATTTTTAAAATTTATTGTAGTCACCTTTTTAGTACTGTATCTCCTGCGCTTAATTTTGCGCCTGGTATTTCCTATGGTATTGAAAAGTATGTTTAGCAAGGTACAGCGCCAGGCTGAAAACCAAGCCAGACAAGCTCAAGGCCAGGCCAGACAGCAAGACAGCAAGCCGGAGGGCGCAATTACTATCGATTATATGCCACCGCAAACTAAAGGTGGTAAAACAGACAAACTCGGAGATTTCGTAGATTACGAAGAAGTGAAATAA
- a CDS encoding YfhO family protein — protein sequence MNNWLKANGIHLAIIGFFVIICFVYFSPVMQGKAPAQSDVIQAKATAKEIMDYKAKDGKGPLWTNQMFGGMPAYQIWVQHPMNVGTYVISTIKAVFPDPVDAVLLYLVGAYLLFCVLRVNPWLAAVGAIAFAFTSYNFIIIAAGHSNKALAIAFIAPIIAGVILTLRGKYWLGGSLTALFLALEIRANHIQMTYYLMIALLIFIGIEVYHAVKEKKLAAFGKSMTFLGLALLVSLMVNAGKLWTTYEYGLESNRGKSNITTDKSEEKNGLSKEYAYGWSQGVGESLTFLIPNLYGGATSIDHIVKPESHTFKALQAVTGGDPTQAIQQLAGQIGLQQYWGEKPGTSGPYYFGAIICFLFVFGLLIVRSRLKWWIVGTTVLFMLLSFGKNAPFVSDLFFEYFPMYNKFRAVESILALVGLMVPILAVLAIKEAQESSYDPKKLTQKLTIAAGITGGLSLLVAIMPTAFFSFTSSMHPQMLQALTQMLDNNSGVAQSITNALISDRADIARADALRSLVFIAIGYALVWAFINKKLNAQTAIIILGLATLIDLWQVDRRYLNNSNFASKSDLTNHFQPRDVDTFIMSDKDPNYRVLDLSISTFSDASASQFHKTIGGYHAAKLKRYQELIDSQLSKSVNQDVLDMLNTKYIITQDPKNGSYKMQRNPTAAGNAWIVQNVQFAKDADEEMKAISSFDPKKEAIVDVQYKHLIDTKRLGADPSAFIKLDSYHPDHLVYSYSAPRDAIAVFSEIYYDKGWNMYVDGVKKPYFRADYVLRAAQLEAGNHKVEFKFEPVSYYMGENISLVGSILLIAGLGFAFYSENKKKKAA from the coding sequence ATGAATAATTGGTTAAAAGCGAATGGCATCCACCTGGCCATCATTGGATTTTTTGTGATCATCTGTTTTGTCTATTTCAGTCCTGTTATGCAAGGAAAAGCTCCTGCACAAAGTGACGTCATCCAGGCAAAAGCTACTGCTAAAGAAATTATGGATTACAAGGCTAAAGACGGCAAAGGCCCTCTTTGGACGAATCAAATGTTTGGCGGTATGCCTGCGTATCAGATTTGGGTGCAGCACCCAATGAACGTAGGAACTTATGTGATCTCTACAATTAAAGCAGTTTTCCCTGACCCTGTAGATGCAGTATTGCTGTACCTGGTAGGTGCATACCTGCTGTTTTGCGTGCTTCGGGTAAATCCATGGCTCGCCGCAGTTGGCGCAATTGCATTCGCCTTTACCTCCTATAACTTTATTATTATCGCCGCAGGGCACAGCAATAAGGCATTAGCCATCGCTTTTATTGCCCCGATTATTGCCGGCGTTATCCTCACCCTAAGAGGGAAATATTGGCTGGGAGGAAGTTTAACCGCTTTGTTCCTGGCGCTGGAAATCAGAGCGAACCACATCCAGATGACTTATTACCTGATGATTGCGCTATTGATCTTCATCGGTATCGAAGTTTATCATGCGGTAAAAGAAAAGAAATTGGCTGCTTTTGGAAAGTCCATGACTTTCTTAGGACTGGCATTGCTAGTCTCTTTAATGGTAAATGCGGGTAAACTCTGGACTACTTATGAATATGGTTTAGAGTCTAACCGTGGAAAATCTAACATCACTACCGATAAGTCAGAAGAGAAAAATGGCTTGTCAAAAGAGTATGCATACGGATGGAGCCAGGGTGTAGGCGAAAGCTTAACCTTCCTGATTCCGAACCTGTATGGTGGCGCAACGAGCATCGACCATATCGTGAAACCAGAAAGCCATACCTTTAAAGCATTACAAGCAGTAACCGGTGGAGATCCTACCCAGGCGATTCAGCAATTGGCCGGACAAATCGGTTTGCAGCAATACTGGGGTGAAAAACCAGGTACTTCTGGCCCTTATTACTTCGGTGCCATCATCTGTTTCCTATTCGTTTTCGGTCTTCTAATCGTGAGAAGCAGATTGAAATGGTGGATCGTAGGTACTACAGTGCTATTTATGCTCCTTTCTTTCGGTAAAAATGCACCATTCGTATCCGACTTATTCTTTGAATATTTCCCAATGTACAACAAGTTCAGAGCAGTAGAATCTATTCTGGCACTAGTTGGATTAATGGTACCAATACTGGCGGTTCTAGCGATCAAAGAAGCACAGGAAAGTAGCTACGATCCAAAAAAACTGACTCAAAAATTAACAATCGCTGCGGGAATTACTGGTGGTCTTAGCTTATTGGTGGCCATTATGCCTACCGCTTTCTTTAGCTTCACCTCATCTATGCATCCTCAAATGCTGCAGGCATTGACGCAGATGCTGGACAATAACAGCGGTGTAGCACAAAGTATTACCAATGCCTTAATCAGCGACCGTGCAGATATCGCACGCGCAGATGCCTTACGTTCTTTAGTGTTCATCGCCATTGGTTATGCGCTGGTATGGGCATTCATCAATAAAAAACTGAATGCACAAACTGCCATCATTATCCTTGGTCTAGCGACCTTAATAGACCTTTGGCAAGTAGATCGTCGTTATTTAAACAACAGCAATTTCGCCAGCAAAAGTGATCTAACCAATCATTTCCAGCCTCGTGATGTGGATACGTTTATCATGTCGGATAAAGATCCTAACTATAGGGTACTGGATCTGTCGATCTCTACCTTCTCTGATGCGAGTGCTTCTCAATTCCATAAAACTATCGGCGGTTATCATGCCGCTAAACTGAAACGTTACCAGGAATTGATTGACAGCCAGCTTTCTAAAAGCGTGAATCAGGACGTGCTGGATATGTTAAATACGAAATATATCATCACTCAGGATCCAAAAAATGGTTCTTATAAAATGCAGCGCAATCCGACAGCTGCAGGTAACGCCTGGATCGTTCAGAATGTGCAGTTTGCCAAAGATGCCGATGAGGAAATGAAAGCAATCAGTAGCTTCGATCCTAAGAAAGAAGCGATCGTAGATGTACAATACAAACATTTAATCGATACTAAACGCCTGGGTGCAGATCCTTCCGCATTCATTAAATTAGATAGCTACCACCCGGATCACCTGGTGTACTCTTACAGCGCACCAAGAGATGCAATCGCTGTATTCTCCGAAATCTATTACGATAAAGGATGGAATATGTATGTAGATGGGGTTAAAAAACCATATTTCAGAGCAGATTACGTACTTCGTGCAGCACAGCTGGAAGCAGGAAATCATAAAGTAGAATTTAAGTTTGAGCCAGTTTCTTACTACATGGGCGAAAACATCTCCTTAGTAGGTTCAATCTTACTGATTGCAGGTTTAGGTTTTGCCTTCTACTCGGAAAATAAAAAGAAAAAAGCAGCTTAA
- a CDS encoding UDP-2,3-diacylglucosamine diphosphatase, whose product MSKRAVDIVVISDVHLGTYGCQAKELLKYLKSIKPNQIILNGDIIDIWQFSKRYWPETHMKVLRKLMKFVVEGVPVYYLTGNHDELLRKFADIHMGAFHLQNKLVLELDGKKAWFFHGDIFDVTMQHSKWLAKLGAVGYDSLILINSLANWFLGLFGKEKMSFSKKIKAAFKDAVKFINSFENTAADLAIENGYQYVVCGHIHQPEMRTIANESGEVLYLNSGDWVENLTALEYQDKAWKIFKYDPKDFEKEELEEGELSDSEDLHSKLDINVLLQKIKLEIV is encoded by the coding sequence ATGTCTAAAAGAGCAGTGGATATCGTAGTCATCTCCGACGTTCACCTTGGAACCTATGGCTGCCAGGCCAAAGAACTCTTAAAATACCTGAAAAGTATCAAACCCAATCAGATTATTCTCAATGGTGATATCATTGACATCTGGCAATTTAGTAAACGCTACTGGCCGGAAACACACATGAAAGTGTTGCGTAAGCTCATGAAATTTGTGGTAGAAGGCGTTCCGGTATATTACCTGACCGGCAACCATGATGAGCTGCTGCGCAAGTTTGCCGATATACACATGGGTGCTTTCCACCTCCAAAATAAGCTGGTTCTAGAGCTGGACGGTAAAAAAGCATGGTTCTTTCATGGCGATATTTTCGATGTGACCATGCAGCATTCCAAATGGCTTGCCAAACTAGGCGCTGTCGGTTACGACTCCCTCATTCTCATCAACAGCCTTGCCAATTGGTTCCTCGGACTTTTCGGTAAAGAGAAAATGAGCTTTTCCAAAAAAATTAAAGCAGCCTTTAAAGATGCCGTTAAATTCATCAATAGCTTTGAAAATACAGCCGCAGATCTCGCCATCGAAAATGGCTATCAATACGTAGTCTGCGGACATATCCACCAACCTGAAATGAGAACCATTGCCAATGAATCCGGTGAAGTATTGTACTTAAACAGTGGAGATTGGGTGGAAAACCTGACCGCCCTGGAATACCAGGATAAAGCATGGAAGATTTTCAAATATGACCCAAAAGACTTTGAAAAAGAAGAACTCGAAGAGGGCGAATTGTCCGATAGCGAAGACCTTCACAGCAAACTGGATATCAATGTGCTGCTTCAAAAGATTAAATTAGAAATTGTCTAA
- a CDS encoding glycosyltransferase family protein, with the protein MKILYAIQGTGNGHISRAREIVPLLQQYGDVDLLISGTQADVQLVQKVKYQLHGFSFVFGKKGGVNHYETWKTMNLPRFVKDMKTIPLKDYNLILNDFEPVTAWACRMQGLESVGLSHQASFQSRKVPKPISIDWAQLVMKYYAPATHYVGFHFERYDDFIYTPVIRSEIRNMKVSNLGHYTVYLPAIDDKYLVPILKQIPQVKWQVFSKHTRFSYIDGNVEVYPINNELFNTSLASCEGLFTGGGFEGPAEALFLGKKLLVAPMKFQYEQQCNAFALKKFGLPVIWASNKNWLPIIKDWVQNPQEHQFQFPDETAAVIEKVVKDFAR; encoded by the coding sequence ATGAAAATACTATACGCTATTCAGGGTACAGGAAATGGACATATTAGCAGAGCAAGGGAAATCGTTCCACTATTGCAGCAATATGGAGACGTAGATTTACTGATCAGCGGTACCCAGGCAGATGTTCAATTGGTGCAGAAAGTCAAGTACCAGCTTCATGGATTCAGTTTTGTTTTTGGAAAAAAAGGTGGCGTGAACCACTATGAAACCTGGAAAACGATGAACCTTCCACGTTTCGTGAAAGACATGAAGACCATTCCCTTAAAAGATTACAACCTGATCCTGAATGATTTTGAGCCGGTAACGGCATGGGCTTGCCGCATGCAGGGATTGGAAAGCGTAGGCTTAAGTCACCAGGCCTCTTTCCAATCCAGAAAAGTACCAAAACCCATTAGTATCGACTGGGCGCAGCTGGTAATGAAGTATTATGCACCAGCCACGCATTATGTAGGTTTCCATTTTGAACGATACGACGATTTTATTTATACCCCGGTCATCCGCTCCGAAATCCGAAATATGAAGGTCAGTAATCTTGGCCATTATACGGTTTACCTGCCTGCAATCGACGATAAATACCTGGTGCCTATTCTTAAACAGATTCCCCAGGTGAAATGGCAGGTGTTTTCTAAACACACCAGATTCAGCTATATCGATGGCAACGTAGAAGTGTATCCAATCAATAACGAGCTGTTCAATACAAGCCTGGCCTCCTGCGAAGGATTGTTTACCGGTGGCGGCTTTGAAGGCCCTGCAGAAGCATTATTTCTGGGAAAAAAGCTGCTGGTTGCCCCGATGAAATTTCAGTACGAACAGCAGTGTAATGCCTTCGCATTGAAGAAATTCGGGCTCCCTGTCATCTGGGCAAGTAATAAGAACTGGCTGCCGATCATCAAAGACTGGGTGCAGAACCCTCAGGAACACCAGTTCCAGTTCCCTGATGAAACCGCTGCGGTAATTGAGAAAGTAGTGAAGGATTTTGCCAGATAA
- a CDS encoding DUF6427 family protein, with the protein MINQFRNLNPINLLLLFAYTFFMRMAIFADPPEHLNFEFLEPYTKFFIQIPVQNSFSPIGNAFFAAIIIYVQAILFNRVVNNHGLLNKPNFLPALMYVTASGLFMPFLVLSPTLICNFILIWIMDKLLKVGKSSNALMIMFDIGMLIAIGTLIYFPFIVMLVMIWFTLLLYRSFNGKEWIAGLVGFLTIFFFVWVFYYWNDSLSMFYKIWLPLGNKFPSVFKINYNDYLVLVPVLVMMVLAMIQLRENFFRSFISTRKAFQMLFIMFVVAILSFYTKPDFRLYHFLLCVPPGSVLLAYYFSNAKKRWFYESLFLILVLAIQYFLFV; encoded by the coding sequence ATGATCAATCAATTTAGAAATTTAAACCCTATAAACCTGCTCCTGTTATTCGCATATACTTTTTTTATGCGCATGGCGATTTTTGCAGACCCGCCAGAACACCTGAATTTTGAATTCCTGGAACCTTATACCAAGTTTTTTATTCAGATTCCCGTTCAAAATAGCTTTTCGCCTATAGGAAACGCATTTTTTGCCGCAATCATTATCTATGTTCAGGCGATTTTATTCAATAGGGTAGTCAATAATCATGGCTTATTGAACAAGCCGAATTTCTTGCCAGCCTTGATGTATGTGACTGCTTCAGGTCTGTTCATGCCCTTTCTGGTGCTGAGCCCAACCCTAATCTGTAACTTTATACTGATCTGGATCATGGACAAATTGCTGAAAGTAGGCAAGTCCTCCAATGCCCTGATGATCATGTTTGATATCGGCATGCTGATCGCAATCGGTACCCTGATTTACTTCCCTTTTATTGTGATGCTGGTGATGATCTGGTTTACACTCTTATTATACCGTTCCTTTAACGGTAAGGAGTGGATTGCCGGTTTGGTTGGCTTTTTAACGATATTTTTCTTCGTCTGGGTCTTCTATTATTGGAATGACAGCCTCTCGATGTTCTACAAAATCTGGCTGCCATTGGGTAATAAATTCCCTTCGGTTTTCAAGATCAATTACAACGATTACCTCGTACTGGTGCCGGTATTGGTGATGATGGTACTGGCGATGATCCAGCTGCGGGAAAACTTTTTCAGGAGCTTCATCAGTACGAGAAAAGCCTTCCAGATGTTATTCATTATGTTCGTGGTCGCCATCCTCAGCTTTTATACGAAACCGGATTTCAGACTTTATCATTTCCTGCTCTGCGTGCCTCCAGGGTCGGTATTACTAGCCTATTATTTTTCTAACGCCAAAAAGCGCTGGTTTTATGAGAGCTTATTCCTGATTCTGGTTTTAGCAATCCAGTACTTTTTGTTTGTTTAA
- a CDS encoding type III pantothenate kinase, which translates to MYNLVIDIGNTNSKIAVLDDRVIVHSQAFKQLDPKVLMGVIQKYHVTCSTISSVGPELEEVITLLKNNTVYIPFSTAVNTGIKNYYQTLATLGLDRWAKIIAANHYFKGKNCFIIDAGTCITYDLLNAQSEYFGGSISLGIDMRFQALNHYTGRLPLVAWDREAGTVPDGTDTTTAIQNGVLQGVINEVEGFIAQHTNKNKDLTVLITGGNAEFLLKQLKNSIFAPQIIHDPYLVIKGLNEVIAFEYVQKN; encoded by the coding sequence ATGTATAATCTTGTTATAGATATCGGTAATACAAACAGCAAAATTGCTGTTTTGGATGACAGAGTGATTGTTCATAGCCAGGCATTTAAACAGCTTGATCCGAAGGTGTTAATGGGTGTAATCCAGAAATACCATGTTACCTGCAGTACCATCTCCAGTGTCGGACCAGAATTAGAAGAGGTAATTACCCTATTGAAAAATAATACGGTTTACATCCCTTTTTCGACCGCTGTAAATACCGGAATAAAGAATTATTATCAAACATTAGCCACACTGGGATTGGATCGATGGGCAAAAATTATTGCCGCGAACCATTACTTTAAAGGTAAAAATTGTTTCATAATAGATGCAGGTACCTGTATTACCTACGACCTGCTGAATGCCCAAAGTGAATATTTTGGAGGCAGCATCAGCTTAGGAATAGACATGCGCTTCCAGGCATTAAACCATTATACCGGGCGTTTGCCATTGGTAGCATGGGACCGGGAAGCAGGAACAGTGCCGGATGGTACTGATACCACCACCGCCATTCAAAATGGGGTTTTACAAGGCGTAATTAACGAAGTGGAGGGCTTTATCGCTCAACACACTAATAAAAATAAAGACCTTACGGTACTGATAACAGGAGGTAATGCTGAATTTTTGCTGAAACAATTAAAAAACAGCATCTTTGCGCCTCAAATTATTCACGATCCGTATTTGGTTATAAAAGGATTAAATGAAGTCATTGCTTTCGAATATGTACAAAAAAATTAA